A stretch of DNA from Triticum dicoccoides isolate Atlit2015 ecotype Zavitan chromosome 2A, WEW_v2.0, whole genome shotgun sequence:
CGAGGTATTTCGATTTTGAGTTTGTTTAAATTTACTCCCATCTACTTGCTGCAATCTACTAGGCTTGATGGAAATATTATTTTCTTCATGCCATGCCTGACTAAGCAGGCACCTTTTGCAGGCCAAGAGGGTTTTGAAGTTAGGCGGGAAATTTGCGTGCTTTACTCTAGCAGAATCCCATGTTTTAGGTGAACTTCAATCACTTTCTGACAACAGGATGTTTCGCAGTTGCCACCTTGTACCTTCTCCATATTTTTTTGGCTTTTAACTTGACATATGCATATGCGTGATTTTGAATTTGACATGGTTCCAATTTGGCAGTTACACTTCTTTTACTGTGTTATTCTGTGAGTGACCATTGGGTTTTAAGCTCTGTATTAGTACAAATAAAAAGGTCATGAGATTTTCAAAATGCCTTTACCAGCAAATCTATGATATATTGCAATGTATGATGTATCTGCAGCCAATATAGATACTTCTGAAGATATTGTCACTCAAATTTCAAGAAGTTCCATGAATTGTAAAATACCAATTACAAAATAACAGATGGACTATTTTCTATGTAATCAACCAGTTAATATTGAAACTTTGTTTAGACTCTTTTTTCCACTTTCTCTCTTGTAGACCTACTTTTGTCCGAGTTCAGGTTTGGATGGGATATGACTATTCAAGCTATAGCTAGTGAACCCTCTAGCAAGTCTGCCTTCCAGACCTTCATGGTGGTCATGGTAAAAGGGAAGATGGGTGTTGTACACACAATAAAATCACTAGTGGACCAGTCTGCTGAATACTGTAACATGCAACAGGTACTCTTATGTTCGTctgatatactccctctgttccataatgtagtgcgtatAGATATTTTGAGAAGTAAAACtgtgaccaagtttatagagaaaactatttctatctacaataccaaatatataaaatatgaaactacttcttataatgaatctaatgatatatgctTGGCATTCTAGATGAATGTTTTTCTccaaaaacttggtcaaagtttgtgaggtttgacttttcaaaaatctatatgcactacattatggaatggagggagtaaatatTATGAAATATAAATAATTAAGTTCTTGTCAGGACTTACATTTTACTCGATGTTCTGTGTTCGTGCTACAGGCAAATGCTGTAATTCATGCTCTGCAAAATGAGAACAAAATCCGGGAGTCACACAATTCTGGTGTTGATATACTTttctcgttgcgagatcttcagctGGGTGCTATTGGAGATCTAAAGGTTATTGTTCCAGGACGAAGGAGGCAGTTAATTCTCGGTGAACAAGGAAGCTCACTATATTGCTACAAAGCTGTTTTAATGGATGCCAAGAATCAAACTGAAACATTTGCATACCACTGTGGAGTTTTTATTGTTCCTAAGGTCTGTTATATATTGTCAATTTGCACCTGTGCCCTTATAGTATTTTTTATTACTATTACTGTTTAGCTGAATTCCTTAGCCAATCATTGCCTCTATCTTGCAGTAAACCTTCAAAACTGAGACACAGTAGAAATGTAAAATTTCTtgatcaagatttacgtgggtctgTTTGCAGCTTTGGGACTGTTTTGTTTTCTTACTGATTTAATCCTTTAATCTATGCATTTTATGCCAATCTTACTGTCTATGTGATCTTAATTCATGTGTTAGTTTTGTGTCCATATTCTTATTATTGCCTGAAAACGTGCTATGGTGGTACACACGAAGTTGCCTCAAATTGGAGTCCACGCGATACACAAAGTTGCCTCAAACTTGAGTATACATGGACTATTATCATGTTGATGCCATACCATTCTATTTCCCTCTATTGTTACTGTAAATTCCGATTGCTGGAGATAAGAAATTGCCGTACAAATATGTCAATAAACTCAAATTTCACTGTGGATGTGATGTGGATGCTGTAATCACGTATTCGTCTTTACATCCCAAGAGAAAGCTTCGAAGAGAGAAGAAATAGGGACATGTAGCTAATGCTTCTTTGTGCAATTCGACAGAAGCTTAGGATTCTGGAAGAGTTAcataaaagggcaacctggtgcatgtagctcccgcttgcgcagggtccagggaagggtccgaccactttgggtctatagtacgcagcctttccctacatttctgtaagaggctgtttccaggacttgaacccatgacctcatggtcacaaggcagcagctttaccactgcgccaaggctccccctgGAAGAGTTACATAGTGCAAATAATGACTACTGAAGCaagttactccctccattccataatgtggTGCATATAGATTTTTTCAGAAGTCAAAACTTTGACCATGTTTAGAGAGAAAATTATTTACAATCAGAATACCAAATGGATATCATTGTATACATTGTGAGTTAAATTTTAATATTGTTtatgtttggtattgtagatatagatAGTTTTCACTTGGTCAAAGTCTGCTAAGTTTGACTTCataaaatctatatgcactacattatggaatggagggagtattgtttATGTAGAAGAACGAAATTCCATCTTGAGGACAGTTTTTTCAGCCTGGGAAGTGGATAAGTCAGCAGGCTAAGCATGCATATTCAGTGTTTGAATGAGATTAATGCTGTCGTTCTTATCATACTGCAATCATGAATCTGCTGGATTAAATGCAGCTATTTGTTGGAGCTACAGATGCTAATGTATATGTCGTTTGACTTGAGGGACTGCCTTATGCTAGATGTGTTGGTCTGTCAACCAATTAACCCATGATTTTTGGGGTGGGCCCCATCCCCCATATTTCTTTTATCCCTGTGCTTATGAGGGTTGAGGTGTTTTGACAGGCTAACCCATTACATTTCTCAAACAAAGTATGTGGCTAGGTTTGATGAATGGTCCACTCCAGTCCTGTTCCTCAAACCAAACTAACTGATACTGATTTATAAAATTTTAGCCCTCTTAATTTTTTTAGGAGCTGTTAGTTTTCTAACATTTAGTGGCATGGAGGACTTTGTGGATTTTTTGTCATCTTCATTGTTCATTTTTGATGTAAGTTTTACGATTTTTTTCTCCTCACATGAGGAATCTTATTGTTTTAATAGACCTTAAGTAATGAGCAATCAGGACTCGGAACAGATCACTGAGACAAACTTCACTTAGTGGATTGGCCTCACAATTATATGGGACTAACCCCTGCATTATTAGGATCTTATTCATGACATTTTTTTCATGTAAATGGGAATTAAGAATTTTCCATCTTTAATATTCTTAATTTGGTTGAAGTCCAGTAGTAGTCCAGAGATGACGGATATGCACACCCAGCAACGCTTTGCTGAATATGTTTGAATTTCCTGATCATCATTTCCTGCTTCATCTCTGTAATAAAACCTATAAATATGCTGGCATCGATCCCATTTCAATTAATTAAATTTCTGTTACCCTTGTATGGTTTTTAATATAGTTGATCCCTCATTCTCGTTAAGTCTCTGATTTATGGCTGTTGCTGTTTTCCCACCGCAACAAAATGGAAGTATTTTATCTGTGTCAGAGTGGCCTGTTGGTCAACTAATCTGAACAACTAGGCTTTGCTTAACCACAGTAGCTTTCATTTGACGTTCACCGCATGTTTCAATATTGTACCCAAGAAAATAGAGAAGTACTCAAATAGTTCATCACTTCTTCTGTCCATTCGTGATTGCTAACGAAAATACCTTCTTTCAGGCACGAGCTCAGGAATGGTTATTTGCTTCAGAGGAAGGGCAGTGGCTTGTTGTTGAAAGTGCAAAGGCTGCTCGTCTAATCATGGTATGCAGACTGCGTGTTTATCTCTTTGCTATCTAGGATATGTTGCTTCATTTTCATGGCTTATATTTGTGCTGTGCTAGGTATTCCTCGATAGCAGACATGCAAGTGCTGACATTGATGTTATCAAGGTGATGTTTCTCATTATTGTGCGATTGCTAAAGGCCCCTATTTTTATATGTCAGGTTGTAACATAATATTTTTGCTATTCGCAGAAGGATTTATCTCCTCTTGTTATGGATCTAGAACCTGAATATCCTGAAGAGACAGACCCTATGCCGTATGTCTCAATGCTTTCTTTTTTAAATTCTGTCAGTACTTTCTACTACAAGTAGGCCTTTATCGTGTGCAGAAAATAATTAATACATCAAATAACTAAGCCAGACTTTCGCATTATGTATTCGGGCGAAAGAGTATCCTGTCATTGGCCCATAGAAAAATTGATTTTATTTTAATTATATTATGCTAATGCCAAATAACTTTGATGTATTTATTCTGCTCATTACCCTATTTATGAAAAGATATATCATCATTATTATTACCCCAGCCTTTTTGCTTATGACAACTCACATCAATTGGATCCCTTAATTACTGGCACACCCTCTTCTTTTTTGCTCATCCGTGTGCATTCTAGCAACCGTAGGTTAAATTAATTTTATACTACCtccctcctggtttattggtccccattgtattttgtgccaaatgttgaccataaatttaactaacaaaatgttcatgcatgtcacaaaaaattatatcattggaaactatgttcaaatacgaatccaacgatataatttttattgacatgcattaacattttgttagttaaatattttgtcaaaatttggcacaaattacaaagggggccaataaaccaggacggaggtagtatttgtcaATTCTGAAAAATAACACGGAGTAAATGATGTGGTTGTCCCTGTTCTGGTTtttaattttttatcaaattgGTAACTCTCTAACTAGTTATATCATAGTTGCAGAGGTACATTACGACTCAGTCTCTCAATTACCTTAGTCTCTGTTCTGAACATTGAGCTGAAATTCAGTAAAATCTGCATTGTCACTATGCACTGTTATGTTTGGAAATAGCTAGATGATTGTTGTTACATTTGATAGTAATACGCGCAAACAAACTTGTAAGTGTGTGGTTTGTCTACAATTAATGCACTGACACATGACAACCGAATAACCCATTGTGCATTGATCACTACTCAACTTTTCTTATTTGGCCCTCTTCTAACTATTTATTGTAAGACCTTTTTCAATTGGCTTTGTTCTAACTATTCTTGTTACTTCgattttttatcttggggtgcTGGTGCATCAAACCTATTCAGATTCATGATGGCCAGTGATGGTGTGAAACAAAGAGATGTTCTGCAGGAGGTATTGTTAATGTTCTAAAAAAATTCTACTCAAACTGTCTAATTTTATCCGGAAAtctagggtgtgtttggtttgtgCCCCAGCTAGCCCAGCCAAAAAATTGGCATGACCAAAGTGAgggcatgaccaaaattttggtaagttaTCATTGCTTGGATTGTAGCCAATgtacttgccaaaattttggtaaaATCACTAAGACTTCATTTGGTTTGCCAAATGTTTTGTACGAGTAACTTGGATTGATTAGTGCTTGATCTGATTTTAATTTGGATGTAACTTGAGCCAACAAAGAAAGAGACATATTAAAAATAagttttttgtaatatataaatTAATTAAATATAATATGCCAAAAAATAAACATGCAAGAGAAGAGTATTAGTACTGGTTTTGAGAACATTTGTCCAATAGTAAAAGTTTTTTATTCTGATCAAAGGAAGTCCAGTACTAAAACGTATGTTAGGCTGGAGCTTACACGGGACTGATCCatccaaactactccctccgttccaaattactcgtcgtagaaatggatgtatctagaactaaaatacatctagatacatccatacctgcgacaagtaattcggaacggagggagtacctgtcaATGAAAAAATCCATCCAAACAACTGTTCGGTTGCCTTAAGAAAAACTGTTCGGTCATCACGCAGCTACCCACGCGATTAATCCGCCGTATTATTTGGCGAGACCTCCGTAAAAGCAGTGGACGCGACCACCGTATAAAAGCAAAAATGAAACGAGACCCACGTAAAGAGCGGGCAAGAGCAGGCTGCAAATTATTTGGCGAGCGTTTTCCACCCCCTTGCTGCGCCCATGAATTGGCGAGAATAACATGCGGGCGGACTGGGTGAGCCAATTTTTTGGTGCAGTCCAAACGGCGGCCAAATCCCATGGGCGGGCCGATTTTTTGGTAAGGCTGGTGTTGGTGGTAAACCAAATGTACCCCTAGTCCAGTGGCAATGATTCTTGCCCTTTCTTCTTAGGGTCAACATCACCAAATTAGCCTAAGTTTGGTGGAAAGGTCTATCTTGGACAGTTGAACCCCCAACTACACAATACACTAACTATTTCTTTTAACCCTCAGTTTCATAACCTGACCGTCTTGAATCCTAACACGGTTTTGAGGGTTATGTCATTGCTGTGATGTATGACGTGGATGGTTTGGGCAAAGTGGCGCAAAGATGGCTGACAGTGTAGATTATTTTAATGATTCCACTTTAATTTCATCCTAGAAACTAATTTTGAGTTCAGAGAATGGCTGAACAACTGAAAAACTGTAGGAAAATTTGACGATCAATTTTTATAGGCCTAATTAGGTAATTTTTCTTAAGAAATCCGCGTTTGGGAGTGGGTGAGTGTCCTGTCATATCTAGCTTGATTTTTTTTTTTGTAAGCTGAACTTTTAGATTAAATCCTTGGAAATCATATAATAATCCATATTGTCGTATGTGCCACTTTCATGAAACCGGCATATGCCTCGACATCACATTGGCATTTGAAGTTATTTGGTCTTGAAACTTGAAGGTCTCAGATAGGGGGGTTCAACTCAGACATGTACCAGTTACCAAATTTCATGGTCCGAATTGGATTTGTTTCTCGATAAATTGTTTTTTTACTAATGATTGTACTGTTCTAAGATTCTCTCATCAAGTTCATTACTGCTAGACCGTAACAGTCAAAAGCCACTTCAACTCATCCAACAGATGTTCAACTGCAGCCTTTTCCTTTATAGATTCATGGGCACATAGTGAATGTCTTAATATGATTACAGTTGTCAAATAAATGGGTGTAAGCATACAATTCCATGTGGGGTTTAGACCTTTGAAGTTGAAGTATGTCACTTGAGCAAACCGTTTCAAGCTGTGAGCTGATAAGATATAATGTTTCGCGTTTAACCAGAAGTCCAGGACCAGTTTAGCTGCTTGTCATTCTAAAGCTTTTTAGTCCTAGTGTTCTCGTCTAacgtctactccctccgttccaaaataggtgACTCAACTTGTactaagttagtacaaagttgagtcatctattttggaacggagggagtagttctgaaCATCTTGTTCAGTTGTTGCTTGATAAGAACCTTTGCTTTCACCTTTATTCGCCGGCTTGTCATATTGTCTTCTGGACTACTTTGGTTGCACTTTACCATTGATGATTAGTATACCTCCTGCGCTGGACTCTCACTGATCATAGTAGCTCACATTGTTATGAGCTAAAGTTCATAGGGGTAAATACTGGCTGGAGAGAGGCCGGATGACAAGACTCGAAGGGACTAGGATGCATGAAGAGAAATTTCATTGGTACTTGTACCAAGGTTGAGTAGGGAATAAATAGGAAAATAGAGGCTGATTGGTTTGCAGCCAATTTTTGGCATGCCAATTGTTGGCAAGCCTATTTTTGGCAAAGCTGGAAGTTGCCAACATTTGGCAAGTTTGGCTACCAATTGGTTGGTTGTCAATGTTTTGCCAATATTTGGCAAAAAACAAGTGTATATCAATTGGTTTGTTACCAAATATGCATAACTCGTCCCGACAAGGAATTTGTTACCTACGTAATCCAGTACATAATTTACACGCCATTGTCATACCATGGGCATAATTTACTAATTTAGAAGCACCATCATACCACTGCAATATTGCAACGTAGCATGCACAAGGTCATCAAGCATCAGGAAATTTCTTACAAACTAGCTTAATTTAGATTTGTGCTAGACCAATGCATTACAAAAGGCAAGACCCTCTAAACACCATTACGGCACAGGAATTCCACTTAGCATAAGTGCATGAAAAGCTACGTAGAGTACAAAAGCACTTGCCAAAAGAAAGCCACCAAACATGTCATTCAGATTGATGGATCAGCAGCTGTGCGATCATTGCCGTCGTACTTGTGCGCGAAATAATCAAGGACACAAGCATTAAAAGTCTGGACGCTTGCACAGTTCAGGAAACCACGGAAAATTTCTTGTTCTGGCTTAGCAAGATAGGCTGCTAACTCAATCTTCTCATTTGCTGGGATAGTTAGCGACTCAATGTGTTTCCAAAGATTGGCATTGGGGTCTGTAACTGCTATTGGTTGAATAGGGGCAGCAGATTTCACAGTTTCAGCAAGACTCACAATGCTCGCTGCCACATCATCATCTAACACGCTGGCTCGACGCGCCTTGACCTTTGGTTTCTTCTTATGTGGTGCTTTAACATGCTTGCGCTTCAGATTTGAGCTAGTGCCTTCAGCTGGACTGTTGGGCGCAATCATGTCGGAATCACTAAgaccttgttcggcagtggatGTGTGGTTGCTCGTTTCACTACTACCATCAGATTCCACATTCTCACTTGCATCATTCACATCAATAGCTAGTGAGCCATCCGCATGAGACGAGTCACTAAACAGTTCTTCCAGGAGATGATAAAACTTGATGGAGTGAGTAAGGTAgttaaattttattttctgcaacataaacCAAAGCATGTCAATGCAATAAATTGTTTGAGTAGTCTGGTCAATCTAAAAGTGCACAACAATGATTATAAAACAAGTGTATAATTGGTGAGACCAAATAATCTGTGTAAGTGAATATTTTGACAGTGGTAAATGCAAAAAAGGAATATCTATTAACACTAGCATGCCATTTTCAAAATAAAAA
This window harbors:
- the LOC119354936 gene encoding uncharacterized protein LOC119354936, yielding MGEQKEGAKTEVARSRDNYMSWSDDCTKYMLEWYIEKQRDKPPTFKWKAQHHLQCANDLNDKFGITATAKQVDRHFRSFKEKWKWIKLAKGRSGYGFDKVLNKFNIDKSEKSPSKLGKIKFNYLTHSIKFYHLLEELFSDSSHADGSLAIDVNDASENVESDGSSETSNHTSTAEQGLSDSDMIAPNSPAEGTSSNLKRKHVKAPHKKKPKVKARRASVLDDDVAASIVSLAETVKSAAPIQPIAVTDPNANLWKHIESLTIPANEKIELAAYLAKPEQEIFRGFLNCASVQTFNACVLDYFAHKYDGNDRTAADPSI